DNA from Heterodontus francisci isolate sHetFra1 chromosome 32, sHetFra1.hap1, whole genome shotgun sequence:
gagggcACACctagaatactatgtgcagttttggtctcctaacctaaggaAGGACCTGCTTGCCCGAGAGAGAGTGTAACCAAGGTTcagtagactggttcctgggatgaggggattgtcctatgaggagagattgagtacatTAAGCCtaaattccctggagtttagaggaatgagaggtgatctaactgaaaTTCATAAAATTCTTAAAGGCACTGCTGCATGTGCTGACCCACCTGGAAGAGCCGGTACTGGGAATGATTGGAGCAGTCGTCTCTGAGACCATGGCCAGTGGCATCACTGAAATCATCGAGGATTACGGTATGTTCCTGCCTAATGCACTGTAGGTGGTTTTCTCTGGCATACCGAAAACACACCTCTTACTACAAGTTCTGGATGATAGGGATTATATGGACAGTTCAGACTCGGACCCATGTTTTTCGGGCTCAACCGTATTGTGCTTAATAAAATTAATAACATTCGTAAACAGTACTAAACAGTACAACCCTGGCTTGTCCAACGAGTCCTACTGTGCTAAATTACCACGGCCTAATAAAAGAACCCTCCCGTGAAATAAACTAACACAGGACCCCCAGCACTAAACCCCTCTAAGGTTTGGTTGGGACTTACAATCACTCCCTCACACAGCTAAGTGGGCTTGTGGATGTGTAGGCGCAGGCAGTAAGCTCAGCCCGATTGCCCATCGTCTTCCTTGCAGCTTCTTCCTGTACGTCTCGCTCCTGGTTCCGTACCACCGACGCAGTATCCAGGTTCCAGTTTGAGTCGAAGTCCATTGATGGGGGATGAAGAGGAGCTCTCAGCTTCTGGCGGTGTTCTGTTGAATCGTGCTGAGCCCCAATCAGATTCGCTGTAGATTGATGCTGAGGAGGAGAGAAGAGCCAGCACCGTTGCCAAGCGGCTCCATATATATCCAAAACCCATCACCTTTTCTTCTGCCAATATTGATCGATGTATTGACTCGGGTGATCTGTCTggactcccacccccacccccccccccccccaccactgtggcCTGGAGTGACTCATAATCTTTGAAATCTTTGTGAAAAATTATATTTAATTTTCCTGCTCCCAGGCCTGGTACCTGGAGAGACAATAAGTGCTAATTACTGGATGTCTGTCGTTTCCTGAGTTGATGGCCCCCATTAGCAGGTAATGGGTTTCAATCTCAAACCAATCTTGCTGAACTGGCTTATCTCCTGGAAGACAATGGCCTGgccatctcctgccttccaccagttTCGGTTGGGACTGAGTCGTGACTGTGCTTTATTGAGTTACCTCTCGGGGTATTGTTGCCAGTAATCATGTTAGATGGTGATGACATCAATCGGCCTGGGTTCCTTTCCACCCAGCCTGTCAGTGTAAAATGTCCGTTTGCATATGAATGCACCTTAGTCAGGTTAGCCTGGCTCAAAACTCCTGTCAGTCAATCTTATTCCCTAAGCCACTCCCACAAGCTTGCCAAACAGTACAGTTCTTTATTGGGGTTTTGAATTTAAAATATGATTCATAAAAATGGCTGGAAAGCTGGTGCTACAGCACCTTCTCAAAACCCACTTCACCCTCTTCCCGCAATATTATTTATAATCTGCAGATGGCTGAACCATGCACCTCTTGCATTTTCACCATGCCCCAGCCCTTGTGTCTttgtgctttcagatacccaaataCTCCCACCTGCTGAGGAGCAGGAGGCTGAAGCCCTagatgaagagagactgagaagaaagaaacaccatcactcaatttgacactcacagccaccagctcagataatgaCTGCACGAAATTTAGACGGGAACATAGGGGCGGGATCTGCATGTTGTGGGTCATGGGCAcgagtggactgcagccaggccaggcAGAAAGGATTGCCTGGATACTAGCTTCCCAGAGCCAAGGTCGCAAACAAGTTCTACTGcagggaactcagatgaggacttcaataagGTGACATATAGCAAATGACTGACGGGCATGCACatagaaatgtttggtgcattggtaggcctgcaaagagcctgctgtcactgtcaatgaGGATGTAGGAGTCTGTCTCCAATTAGGCACACACCTTTGCACAGTATCTGGAAGCCATTCCTTTCCAACGAGGAAGTGGAGCCAATTacatgacagcacttgcagacccaaTCATGATGCAACATCAGATGGTcaatgtttcagcttccattgcagaagGCACCCAATGTCTTagttctgcagtggaagctcaaactgcAGCCACGAAATCGCAGCTTGTTGCCATCCAAATCCAGCTTGGTATCATGCAGGCtcacactgctgccatcatggctgtggataacagtactcaaaggggctttcaggttCTCACAGCAGTCTAGTAATCTGGATAACTTGGGCCTCCCAATCCACCTCAGGGGACTAGCAGTAGTGCAGTAGAGCACAAACccactgccctctctcaggatgacagctgcTGTCCGCGTTGAGATGGGTCAGTCCAAAGCAGGGCCGTCAAGGCCCAGACTTGCTTGAGAGCATCCTGAAAAGGCCATCTTGAGTCATCCCCATTGagcgtcagcagctttccaccagccctgCTGCAGCCAATGGggtagcacttcacaggagcaccaGGCCAGGCAATGGCACAAGCAGCACAGGCACTGAGGGAATGCGTAAGGGTGATTAATTGACTATTGTGTGGTGTATTGGTTGCTTTGTTGGATAAAGTTTGCACAGACTGGTTGCTTTGTGCTGGTGTATATTTCAGGATTGTGGCCGAGAGGAGGCTGTGATGGCCCATAACAAAGGGATGGTAAGGTGTGGAACTGTTGAACAGTGGGCATCAGGAGCATTATTCACAGGAACCAATGTTGTATAATGCACTCATGGACAACTTGTCTGGAATGTGAATGCGCTGGCAGCCTCTTCGCCCTGATGTGCTCACCGAATCTGTGGTGGCAAGCGCTGTGCCCTAATGATGGCCCGGTTGTGCAGGATGAAACAGACCATCAGCGAGTCGAGGAGGGTTCCTCCAGAGTGGTTAAAGCAGTGAACTATTGCTTGAGCACCCCTATTGTCCGCTCGATgatgttccttgtggcagcatgaCTCTCATTATATGAGTGCTTTCCATGTGTGGTTGGGTTGCAGAGGGAAGCCATCAGTACAGTGTAGAATGGATAATCCTTGTCAtcgagcagccaccctctggttcatTGTGGTGGCTTGAAGGTGGCTGGAACTgtggactggtgcagaatgaaagcatcatgactgctgtggggatagcaggcattcaccagcatgatgtgctggGTGAGGCTGTGCACAGCTGCACATCAAGTGATGGTAACCTTTGTGGTTTTGTTACATCTCACCATTGAGATCCAGTGTCTGCAAAACCATGTGGGTGCAGTTGTTGGCACCCTACATCATGGGGAAGCTCAATATCTTGGCAAAGTCAAGTGCACACTTCTGCTTCTCTGTtcagagagaagacaatgaaaTCCCCCTCCTGGCATACAGAGTTTCTATCACCTATGGATGCAGCAATGGATGGTGAACAGCTGTATGTTAGCTACTCCACCTGTTCCAGCTTGGAAGGATTTGCTCGTAAAGAAATTcagggccatggtcaccttcacagccgctggcagcaccatcctcaccctactctgaggctgcaggtctggttccaaGAAGTGGCAGAGTTCTGTGACCACTCTGGTGAATCACAGCTGTTGAACACACTGCTTCTGGCTCAGGTGGAGATAAGAGAAGTGCTCCTGGAAAATCCTAGGTGGATAAGGTCTCCTGCTGTGAAGTGcttcacccctcctcctccctctgtgagcaacttgtcttctttgctgcctctgctccatcttcctCTGTTGTTGCATCCCAAGGGGGAAGGCAAGTATataacccatgtctgggagcaagtggtctaacTAGAGCCCTTGCAGTCACAATCAAGACCTTCTCCACATGCAGCACTGCTCCCTGCCAACTTCATCAACTTTAACTAACTCTACAAAGCACCAAGCACTTCTACAAGCTCAAACAGAaccagtagaaattaatcagcaactaacctgcaaattgttgatgatccctttaatagCACTGGTGGGACAGGTGGGGCGGGGGTTCCTCATCCTGCTGAATGCATGATCAGCTGTGTGTGCTTAAGAGAAGATGTTAACTAGAGTGGCGAGGTCAAAAATGGCATTTTCTGGATACTTCTGGCCCGTGCACATAAAGCCTATGCTAATACCCTCATTAAGATGGCATATGGTATGGGTCACACTGGAAGTGGGCAGAAGCAGGCATTTAAACCAGTGCCTGTAGCGACAAAAGTAGCAGCACTTCAGAGCCAAATTTTGCATCCGTGAAATCTTGTACTTGTTCTTGTGATTTCTGACTGTGAGTCTCTGCTATTTAAGTGTTTTTGCATGTGTCTTAAATTATTTTACTTTCCTTCATATTCATCAGTCCTGTGGGCTGTGCCCATGATTTTTGTTGCTGGTGAACTTGAATTTTCCTATGGGTAACAAATATGCCTTTTTTTTTAAGAATGGGGAAGTTTGTGCATAAATCTGCATTTGGTTAGTAGGAGGGGTGGTATGATGGGGGTGGCAGTATAACCAGTTTGACACTGAGGTAAGTGTTGGTGCAGCTATCTGCACTTATACTTTTTCAATAAACAGATGAATAATAGTCTGTGTGGGTTACAAAGAATCTTACTGTTAAAAGGTTAATTAGGTTTCACTGTTACTACAGCCAAAGAGTCACCATGCAACCCTTTCCTGAAAGAAAATCCCTTAGTTTCTTATTTCACAGGAGTATGTAACTCCTCCGGCATGTGGCATACACTGCCAACATTTCCAACCACTGGATTCTATGGTAGCCTGCTCTGTAAATGTACGTTAAGGATTTATACTGAGAAAGAATTAGAATTAACTTTCACATGCTTTTTTGTGATTTCAGCTGAAGGAAAACTTTAAACTTGTACTTTTACAGAGGAAAGCAATGTCAGAAAACATCGACAGCATGTCAGGAGAAGTGGATTTTCACCTTTTACCAAGTCGATCAGGGCATTTTGCTTTGCTCTGTTCTGTCCTTAGTCTTCAATGACCTGGTGGACATAACTAAAAACAGTGCTGCTCTTGTTGATAAAATCATCCTCTACAGCATAGTTCATTTCCAACTAAATGTATATCAGCGGAAATACAGGGCAGTTAACTTTACATGCAACTCTGTTGAGAAAGTTCAACCGCATTGTCGTGCAACTGCTTTTTTGCAGTTATCGAGGTTCTCCAGTTGTACAAACAGATGATAACTGGGAAAATGAGAATCACTTAAAAATGATCAGCTTTATGCATTAGAAGCtctacaacaataacttgcatttatatagccactTTAACATTGTAAAGcatttcaaggtgcttcacaggaacattatcatacataatttgacactgatccacatgaagagatattaagacaggtgaccaaaagcttggccaaatagGCACATTTTAAAGACCATCTTAAAGGGAAAAGAGAGGTAGCAAGATTTACAGAGGGAATTCTAGgccttagagcctaggcagctgaaggaatggctGCCATTGGAGGAGTGGTGAAAATCAGGAATGTGCacaatgccagaattggaggagtatagaaatcttggagggttgtatggctggaggagattacagagataggggtgaggccatggagggatttgaaaacaaggatgagagatttaaaattgagatgttgtcaAACTGGATGctgatgtaggtcagcaagtacaggagtgatgggtgaacaggacttggtgcaagtttggaTAGGGGCAGCAGtggtttggatgaactcaagtttatggaggttcaATTGAGCCATATTAATTCATTAATAAACTTAGTAAATAAAGATAACATCCAGATATAAATGGGGATGAATAGAGAATGAATAACAAGTCTTTTTAACAACAGTTTATTTACCATTTACAAGGACATAAATGGTTTTTTTTTCTTGCTTTTTGGAGAAACTGCACTGTAAACAATGGAAATTGACAAAATACATCATCCTTGAACTCCTTTACAAGTAACCATGACCAAAGGAAACCATTCCCACTATGTCTCCCTTGCAATATTTGTAGCACAGAGACTTTTCATATTTACATATTCATTAATCTACTGTCTCATTAGGATTAAACTCAAAATTTGAAAGAAACTATATATACAGCTGGAATATCCCCAGCTGCCTGCTGCTGGGGGTATATACAGTTAAAATTAAACAGTAACTGGAAATTAACCTTCAAATTTCAACATAATTTGTACAGACTCCAGGAAATATTACAAATTACACTTAAAGGTAAGGAAATACCTCTGAAATATTGCACTTCAACAAATGAAAGGAAAACAAGGTATATTTCCTATTAGAAATGCATCAAGCATCTGATTATAGTAATAAATAGCACAATCCTCCCCAGCACATAACAAAGCTGTCTAATAGATTTCTGTTGCATACGCACTTAATACCACTTTAGAACATGGATTCATAAAAGTGGAAAGTGCCATGATATCAGCAGAATGCCTCTTCAAAATAGTTTCTAACatattgtcacagtctaatttTTCACAAAATGTGAAGAGGCAGAATTGTGCAAGCTTAGTCATTGGAGATGGACAGAAACTCTAAAGTTCTTCAAAGCACAGCTTTTAATGGTGATTTGGTCCTTTATAATTGGCCTTTATtttaattattattaccccacaaaAAGGGGCTCTTGCTGCTGCTGTGGAAAGAAACAATACTCCAGAAAATGAAAGATGGGTATTTGGCACCTGGGAAGTGCAAGATTAACTGTCTCTCTGCCATGGTTCTGTAGGTCTTCATGCTGTTGCTACACAAAAAATACATAAAAGGGTGTCCTAAAACATCATACCAGCAAGCCAGGAGTTGGAGACTCTAAGCAAGATTCTGCAATAAAACAGTACctgactgtttttttttaaattgtccaaGTCCACTAATCTCACAAGCACCTAACTTCTGATGCAATCAGATTTCGGATTCAGTCCATTGAAGTGGGTTTCAAAGTCTGAGATAAACAGCAATGATGATCCTCTTTCTCCAACGATGTAAACACAGCACTTAATTTGTCCCAAGTCCCTGTTGGGAACATCGATATATGCATCTAAGACGATGCACTCTGTTTCTTTTGATTTATCAAATCCAAGTACAAGTCTGATCTCAGGAATCGTGGATAAGAGTCCTTTTCCATCAAACCATATATCCTTTTCTGAGCAAGATCAAAGCAGGACCGTGATACTTTCTGAAGATTTTCCTTGGTGTGTTCTCTTGTATAGGAGTCTAAATTAACCTGAAAAACCCCAGAAAATAGTACATTTTATATTCAACTTTGAAAACATTTCAGTAAAACATGCAGAATTGTAATTATTTGAAGCCTCGTTAATCAAAATTTCCCAAGAGCCTTGCTTACCTCTTTACAGGATTGAATGGCAATATATTCCCCAAATATTTTCTTGGCCTTTGAAGTCATTTTAGATTGTGATTTGGCTTTTTTGTAATCCTCACATGCCAGCCAAAACTCAAGATTCTCTTCACTGAATTCAGTGCGTAAAAAAGCTCGAAAAGCTGCTAAACCATCTGCAAAACATGGAGATAATATGAAGTGGAGACTATGCATTAGTCTAAACACAAGAATAAGTTATGCATGATCACACATATATGTGACAAAGATGATAAAGGTGCATGCATCAATACATACTGTTGGATTGGTTTCAAGCAAAGCTATTCTATATGGTTCACTACACCTAGAGCAAAGGCAACCTTCCTCAGAACATTGGATGAGATAAACATTGTAAGAGAGGAGTATTatagggtttaacatctttgaaattggataaatcaccaggatgaaatatatcccaggccgttaaaggaagcaagggaggaaattgcggagGCTACAGTCATATTTCAATCGTCCCTGGCTGCAGGATGCTAAAGCTGtaatgttgtttaaaaagggagaaagggataatctgagtaattataggccaattagcttaacttcATTGTCAGCAAGTTATTggcatcaattctgagggacagcataaaccttcatttagaaagactAGATTAACTAATATTGTCAACATGGATTGGTTAAGGAAAagccatgtctgactaacttgattgaattttttggggaggtgacaagtagggttggtgagggcagtgcagtggatgtggtcgacatggattttagcaaggtttttgacaaggtcctacatggcaggctggtcaaaaaaaaaacctcttgggatccaagggagagtggcaaattgaatccaacatttgctcagtggcaggaaacaaagcgtaatAGTTGACAGATGATTTTGCAACCagaaggctgttaccagtgggaTTCCATAGGTTTCAGTACTCAGTCCCTTGCTTTTTATAGTTTGTATTAATGACAGAGACTCAAATGgagggggcatgataaagaagcctgcagatgatacaaaaattggccgtgtggttgacattgaggaggaaagctttagactgcaggaagatataaatggtctggtcagttgggcagaaaagtggaaaattgaATTTGAGCTGGAGAAGTAAGGGGAATGCATTTTCAgaggtgcaacaaggcaagggaTTACACGATAGATGGGAGGATATggagtagtgtggaggaacagagggaccttggagtacatgtccatagatcactaattagccgaggcatagaatatgaggagggaggttatgctaagTATACAACACTAAGTAGACCACAGCTCGAgtactgcttacagttctggtcacattacaggaaagatatgtacgaacatatgaattaggagcaggagtaggccactcggcccttcgagcctgctccaccattcaataagttcatggctgaactgattactccacacccacctacccccgataaccttccacccccttgcttatcaagaatctatctacctctgccttaaaaatattcaaagactctgcttccactaccttttgaggaagagaattccaaagactcgcaacTCTCAGAAAACAAttcttctcatttctgtcttaaatggatgaccccctattttcaaacagtgacccctagttctagattcacccacaaggggaaaacatcctttccacatccaccctgtcaagacccctcaggatcttgcatgttttgatcaagttgcctcttactattctaaattccagcaatacaagcctagcctgtccaatctttcctcattccaggtattagtctagtaaaccttctctgtactgcctccaaagcatttatatcctttcttaaataaggagaccagtactgtacacagtactccagatgtggtctcaccaatgccttgtatagctgaagcataacctccttacgttgtattcaattcccctcgcgataaacaacaacattctattagttttcctaattacgtgctgaacctactgcatactaaccttttgcgattcatgcatgaggacacccagatccctctgcatctcagagctctgaaatctctcaccatttacataataggcttcttttttattcttcctgccaaagtgggcaatttcatactttcccacattatactccatttgccgggtctttgcccactcacttaacctacctatatccctttgtagcccccttatgtcctcttcacaagttactttcctaactatctttgtgtcatcagcaaatttagaaaccataccttcggtcccttcatctaagtcatttatatataaatgGTAAAAAAAGTTAGGCCATAGCACAGATCCctttggcacaccactcgttacaccttgccaacgagaaaatgacccacttatgcctactctgtttcctgttagctagccaatctgctatccatgcaatgttaccccctacaccatgagcttttattttgtgcaagaacctttgatgtggcaccttatcaaatgctttctggaaatctaagtacaatacatccaccggttcccctttatccactgcacatgtaactccctcaaagaattccaataaattggttaaacattatttccctttcacaaaaccatgttgacgctgcctgattaccatgaatttttctaaatgccctgctatactgtctctaatagtagcttctaacattttcccccaagacagatgttaagctaactggcctgtagtttcctgctttctgtctccctccctttttgaataaaggagttacattcgctattttccaatctgacggaaccttccctgaatctagggaattttggaaaattaaaaccaacacttcaactatctcactagccacttcttttaaaccctaggatgaagtccatcaggacccagcgacttgtcagccctcagctccagcaatttgttcagtaccacttccctggtgattgtaattttcttgcgttcctccctcccttccactttctGACTTATAGCtaacactgggatgttacttatatcctcaatagtgaagaccaatgtaaaatatctgttcaatttatctgccatctaattgcactggagaggtcgcagaggaaatttactaggatgttgccaggactgaaaaattctcgctatgaggaaagattggataggttggggttgttttccttggaacagaggaggctgaggagtgacttaattgatgtgtatgaaattatgaggggcctagacagagtaaatagggacaacctatttaccttagcagggggTCAAAAAATCAGGGGGAATACATTtagagtaattggtagaaggattaggagagagatgaggaaactatttttcacccagagggtgatagggacctggaactcactgcctgaaagggtggtatagGCAGAAAagctcaccacatttaaaaaagtacttggatggCTACTTGAAGAGCCATAACCAACAGGGCTATGGACTTAGTATAGTAAGGTGAGATTAGGCTGCGTAGCTCTTTTGTcaactggcatggacacaatggcctccttctgtgttgtaaattttctatgatttcttTGATTATCAAGAAACTGAAGTAAGCAAATTAAGTGGCTTTTGAAAGAGATACAAATTGTTGATCTAAAATACCCACAAGTAAATTATAAAAACATAGGACCAGAGAATCTAGGTTCTACAAAAACAGGTAATACTTTCATTTTATTCAAAGACTACCAATAAATCATCAAATTTTATTTTAGAATACTAAACACTAAAAAGTTAACAAACTATGAACGACTTTGCAtctaattaaatatttttgaaattATAATTTGTAATCAATGCAATGTCAATTCAACATCTTCCGTGCAAGATAGAATTGTTAAAATATAAGGAAGTGCTTACATTTGTGGATAAGAAGCTTGTCCAAAGACTCTCCCCATTTTAGAGCTTCTTCTGACGAGGGTCTGCAAGCAAAGGTATAGCAGTTTGTTAGCAGACACATTTCCACAGCCTTTTAAATTATGTTGTGTTTGACAATTCAACTGGCAGCAAATCTGCATCATCTGGTTAGTTAGTCCTGAATAGTTGTCTTCCCACCTCTAGCTAATTCATCAACACCAACCCTGAAGTCATTATGACACATTAAGGAAACGTGCATTTCAGGTTGGTCAGTAATCACCTCAGCTTTAAAGCAACTCAGTTACCAAAGTTGCTTGAGATTTTGTTCCACTAATTCATCTCCAAAGTGATTTACTGCAACAAAAACCTTAGTTCACACAAATATGTGTGCTTatttttcatttcatctttcaaATCTGTGGCTCTGTTGTAGGATTTTCTGCATCACAGGGCATGACTACAACACTGTCTCTTTGGCATATATTAGACATCTAATAGATAAATAAATCTCTTTTGGAGGTTTGCAGGCAAATGCAGATTTTCCTAGGCATGTTTCCAGCACTCCTAACAAGATGCTGTCATGTGCAGAACCACATTTTCCTAGGTGGATCACAGAGCTGTCTTTGTATACTTTATGTATAGCAGTCTGCACATATTCAGCTATCAGACAGCACAGCCAATATACTTCAACAAAATTACTTCAAGACAGATTCAGTACTCACAAAGACCAACATtagatgtttaaactcaagaatgtGAACTATACGTCTTTTAATCAATTAACTTAACAGGTTCTCTTAATTCCTAAAATTAGACTGAATAACAAATATAATCATTATTCGTCACTTTTATCTTTGAAACAGTGCTTCAGCTTTGCAATGCACAGCTATTGCATTTCACCATTATTGACTAACAGCTGATAGGAAATGTTCTTCCCTCCTGACTTTGTTATTTGGCCTTTGAAATGACACATAAAACATAAGTGCAAAATGATTAAATCTTACCAACTAAAATGGTTTGACAAAAACAAAGTTGTACCTTTAAATATAGAAACAAAAATTTGAGACCTACTTCACAGTTTTGATGACTTTATCGGGTTTTGCAGCATTGCTGCCTGGACCGGATTCATTCCGCCGTCGTAGAAATCCCAAGCGGTTTTTCATATCTTTGGCCCTatgaaaaaagaaaaacaaaaacaCTGGTAAATATTGAG
Protein-coding regions in this window:
- the rgs3a gene encoding regulator of G-protein signaling 3a isoform X9, which translates into the protein MLHTMVDFSEKYLERAKDMKNRLGFLRRRNESGPGSNAAKPDKVIKTVKPSSEEALKWGESLDKLLIHKYGLAAFRAFLRTEFSEENLEFWLACEDYKKAKSQSKMTSKAKKIFGEYIAIQSCKEVNLDSYTREHTKENLQKVSRSCFDLAQKRIYGLMEKDSYPRFLRSDLYLDLINQKKQSASS
- the rgs3a gene encoding regulator of G-protein signaling 3a isoform X8 → MPFFRDFSKPQSHEFHSEMLLSLLQRTSPGGGLHRRHTMKEAKDMKNRLGFLRRRNESGPGSNAAKPDKVIKTVKPSSEEALKWGESLDKLLIHKYGLAAFRAFLRTEFSEENLEFWLACEDYKKAKSQSKMTSKAKKIFGEYIAIQSCKEVNLDSYTREHTKENLQKVSRSCFDLAQKRIYGLMEKDSYPRFLRSDLYLDLINQKKQSASS